A genomic window from Prunus persica cultivar Lovell chromosome G2, Prunus_persica_NCBIv2, whole genome shotgun sequence includes:
- the LOC18786635 gene encoding digalactosyldiacylglycerol synthase 2, chloroplastic isoform X1, protein MDKKRQIAIFTTASLPWMTGTAVNPLFRAAYLGKDGERIVTLVIPWLSLKDQKLVYPNNITFSSPAEQETYVRHWVDERTGFKSDFGILFYPGKFSLDKRSILAVGDISERIPDEKADIAILEEPEHLTWYHHGKRWKIKFRLVVGIVHTNYLEYVRREKNGRMQAFLLKYINNWVVSIYCHKVIRLSAATQDYPKSIICNVHGVNPKFLEIGKKKLEQQQNGIQAFTKGAYYIGKMVWSKGYKELLELLRDNQKELTGLEVDLYGTGEDSDQVQETAKRLELAVRVHPGRDHADLLFHDYKVFLNPSTTDVVCTTTAEALAMGKIVVCANHPSNEFFKQFPNCRTYDNGDGFVKLTRHALAEEPAQLTDAQRHELSWEAATERFLRVTELDQEFTRKLSKSPTKNFMSTSLGLSSSMEGASAYVHHVASGFEATRRIFGAIPKSLQPDEEQCKELGLPIPAVSGHDYLATEESKSSGVEG, encoded by the exons ATGGATAAGAAGCGGCAAATTGCGATATTCACTACTGCAAGCCTTCCATGGATGACTGGAACTGCAGTCAACCCTCTATTCCGTGCAGCCTATCTTGGAAAAGACGGGGAGAGAATCGTCACTTTGGTCATTCCTTGGTTATCATTGAAAGACCAAAAACTAGTATATCCCAACAACATCACGTTCAGCTCACCAGCAGAGCAGGAGACTTATGTCCGTCACTGGGTTGATGAGAGGACTGGATTCAAATCTGACTTTGGTATACTTTTTTATCCTGGAAAG TTTTCTTTAGATAAAAGGAGCATTCTTGCTGTTGGAGATATTTCGGAAAGAATCCCTGATGAAAAAGCAGATATTGCCATCCTCGAGGAGCCAGAGCACCTTACGTGGTATCATCATGGGAAGAGATGGAAAATTAAATTTCGGCTCGTTGTAGGAATTGTGCATACTAATTATTTGGAATATGTGAGAAGGGAGAAGAATGGAAGAATGCAAGCATTTcttctaaaatatattaataattgGGTTGTCAGTATATATTGTCACAAG GTAATCAGATTATCTGCTGCCACCCAGGATTATCCTAAATCCATAATTTGCAATGTTCATGGAGTCAACCCCAAGTTTCTTGAGATAGGCAAGAAAAAGCTagagcaacaacaaaatggaATCCAGGCCTTCACCAAAGGTGCCTACTACATTGGGAAGATGGTGTGGAGCAAAGGCTACAAGGAGCTACTCGAGCTTCTTCGTGATAATCAAAAGGAATTAACTGGACTTGAGGTCGATTTATATGGAACTGGGGAGGACTCTGATCAAGTTCAAGAAACTGCTAAAAGATTGGAACTGGCTGTTAGAGTCCACCCTGGACGTGACCATGCTGATCTTCTATTTCATGA TTATAAAGTGTTTCTCAATCCAAGCACCACAGACGTGGTTTGCACCACCACGGCAGAAGCATTGGCAATGGGTAAAATTGTTGTATGTGCCAATCACCCCTCAAATGAATTCTTCAAGCAGTTCCCAAATTGCCGAACATATGACAATGGTGATGGGTTTGTTAAGCTCACACGGCATGCACTTGCTGAAGAGCCTGCCCAGCTGACTGATGCACAGAGGCATGAGCTTTCATGGGAGGCTGCCACAGAACGGTTTTTAAGGGTTACCGAGCTAGACCAGGAATTTACAAGGAAACTGTCAAAAAGTCCTACAAAGAACTTTATGTCTACATCATTGGGGCTATCGAGTAGCATGGAGGGTGCGTCGGCATATGTGCATCATGTGGCTTCTGGTTTTGAAGCAACACGAAGGATATTCGGTGCAATCCCAAAGAGTTTACAACCAGATGAAGAACAATGTAAGGAGCTTGGGCTGCCTATCCCTGCAG TTTCAGGACATGATTATTTGGCTACCGAGGAATCCAAATCAAGTGGTGTAGAAGGGTAG
- the LOC18786635 gene encoding digalactosyldiacylglycerol synthase 2, chloroplastic isoform X2: protein MDKKRQIAIFTTASLPWMTGTAVNPLFRAAYLGKDGERIVTLVIPWLSLKDQKLVYPNNITFSSPAEQETYVRHWVDERTGFKSDFGILFYPGKFSLDKRSILAVGDISERIPDEKADIAILEEPEHLTWYHHGKRWKIKFRLVVGIVHTNYLEYVRREKNGRMQAFLLKYINNWVVSIYCHKVIRLSAATQDYPKSIICNVHGVNPKFLEIGKKKLEQQQNGIQAFTKGAYYIGKMVWSKGYKELLELLRDNQKELTGLEVDLYGTGEDSDQVQETAKRLELAVRVHPGRDHADLLFHDYKVFLNPSTTDVVCTTTAEALAMGKIVVCANHPSNEFFKQFPNCRTYDNGDGFVKLTRHALAEEPAQLTDAQRHELSWEAATERFLRVTELDQEFTRKLSKSPTKNFMSTSLGLSSSMEGASAYVHHVASGFEATRRIFGAIPKSLQPDEEQCKELGLPIPAGCSCNR, encoded by the exons ATGGATAAGAAGCGGCAAATTGCGATATTCACTACTGCAAGCCTTCCATGGATGACTGGAACTGCAGTCAACCCTCTATTCCGTGCAGCCTATCTTGGAAAAGACGGGGAGAGAATCGTCACTTTGGTCATTCCTTGGTTATCATTGAAAGACCAAAAACTAGTATATCCCAACAACATCACGTTCAGCTCACCAGCAGAGCAGGAGACTTATGTCCGTCACTGGGTTGATGAGAGGACTGGATTCAAATCTGACTTTGGTATACTTTTTTATCCTGGAAAG TTTTCTTTAGATAAAAGGAGCATTCTTGCTGTTGGAGATATTTCGGAAAGAATCCCTGATGAAAAAGCAGATATTGCCATCCTCGAGGAGCCAGAGCACCTTACGTGGTATCATCATGGGAAGAGATGGAAAATTAAATTTCGGCTCGTTGTAGGAATTGTGCATACTAATTATTTGGAATATGTGAGAAGGGAGAAGAATGGAAGAATGCAAGCATTTcttctaaaatatattaataattgGGTTGTCAGTATATATTGTCACAAG GTAATCAGATTATCTGCTGCCACCCAGGATTATCCTAAATCCATAATTTGCAATGTTCATGGAGTCAACCCCAAGTTTCTTGAGATAGGCAAGAAAAAGCTagagcaacaacaaaatggaATCCAGGCCTTCACCAAAGGTGCCTACTACATTGGGAAGATGGTGTGGAGCAAAGGCTACAAGGAGCTACTCGAGCTTCTTCGTGATAATCAAAAGGAATTAACTGGACTTGAGGTCGATTTATATGGAACTGGGGAGGACTCTGATCAAGTTCAAGAAACTGCTAAAAGATTGGAACTGGCTGTTAGAGTCCACCCTGGACGTGACCATGCTGATCTTCTATTTCATGA TTATAAAGTGTTTCTCAATCCAAGCACCACAGACGTGGTTTGCACCACCACGGCAGAAGCATTGGCAATGGGTAAAATTGTTGTATGTGCCAATCACCCCTCAAATGAATTCTTCAAGCAGTTCCCAAATTGCCGAACATATGACAATGGTGATGGGTTTGTTAAGCTCACACGGCATGCACTTGCTGAAGAGCCTGCCCAGCTGACTGATGCACAGAGGCATGAGCTTTCATGGGAGGCTGCCACAGAACGGTTTTTAAGGGTTACCGAGCTAGACCAGGAATTTACAAGGAAACTGTCAAAAAGTCCTACAAAGAACTTTATGTCTACATCATTGGGGCTATCGAGTAGCATGGAGGGTGCGTCGGCATATGTGCATCATGTGGCTTCTGGTTTTGAAGCAACACGAAGGATATTCGGTGCAATCCCAAAGAGTTTACAACCAGATGAAGAACAATGTAAGGAGCTTGGGCTGCCTATCCCTGCAG GCTGCTCGTGCAACCGCTAA